The Xanthomonas sontii genomic sequence TCGACCACGTCGTGCGACAGGATGCGGCCGACCAGGTACTCGTCGGGCACGGCCAAAGCGGCGATGCCGGAGGCCTCGAGTTGCTTGACGTGGCGCGCGGTGATGCGCTTACCGGCTTCAACGATGACCTTGTCACCATCGGCCAGGTCGAAGTTCAGGGTCTCGCCGCGCAGGCGCTCGGGCACCAGCTCCAGCTGCACGCCTTCCTTCGGGTCGATGTGGAAGGTGTTGATCTCGAAGAACTCGGACAGCATCTCCTCGTTCGAATAGCCGAGCGCGCGCAGCAGGATCGACACCGGCAGCTTGCGGCGGCGGTCGATACGGGTGAACAGCGCGTCCTTCGGGTCGAACTCGAAGTCCAGCCAGGAGCCGCGGTACGGGATGATGCGGGCGCTGTACAGCAGCTTGCCCGAGCTGTGGGTCTTGCCGCGGTCGTGGTCGAAGAACACGCCCGGCGAACGGTGCAGCTGCGAAACGATGACGCGCTCGGTGCCGTTGACGATGAAGGTGCCGTTGTCGGTCATCAGCGGGATTTCGCCGAGGTAGACCTCCTGCTCCTTGACGTACTTGATCGCCTTGGTCGAGGACTCGCGATCGTAGATCACCAGGCGCACGGTCACGCGCAGCGGCGCGCCGTAGCTCATGCCGCGCTGGCGGCATTCACGCTCGTCGAACACCGGTTCGCCGAGCTTGTAGCCGACGTACTCCAGCGCCGCGTTGCCGCTGTAGCTGGAGATCGGGAACACCGATTTCAGGGCCGCGTGCAGGCCGTGGTCCGAACGCTTGTTCGGGTCGGTGTTCTCCTGCAGGAACTCGCGGTAGGAATCCACCTGGATGGCGAGCAGGAACGGCACTTCGAGGATCGAGCGCTGCTTGCCGAAGTCCTTGCGGATACGCTTCTTTTCGGTGAACGAATAAGACGTCATGAGGTATCACCTTGGCTGATGCGGGCCACGCGTCCGCGGCCCTGAGTGAACATAAATTGTCAGTTGGAAGTCGCTGGTATTGCCGGCACCAGCACGCCTTCTCCCGCTACTTCCAACTACCAACTCGGTGGTGAAGCGGGGACTGGGGAATGGAGAAAGGGGAATCGTGGAGCGCACGTAGCGTGGCTGTTCCGATTCTCCATTCCCGATTCCCGGTTCCCGCCTGAAACGGCCAAAGGCCGGGGGCTCTCGCCCCCAGCCTTCAGTGCATCGCCTTGAACGGCTGGCGATGCAAGGGACTGCTTACTTGACTTCGACCTTCGCGCCAGCGGCTTCCAGGTCCTTCTTGAACTTGTCGGCGTCTTCCTTCGACACGGCTTCCTTCAGGACGCCGCCGGCCTCGGTGAGGTCCTTGGCTTCCTTCAGGCCCAGGCCGGTGATGGCGCGGACGGCCTTGATGACGTCGACCTTCTTGGCGCCGGCGTCGATCAGGATGACGTTGAACTCGGTCTGCTCTTCGACCGGCGCGGCGGCCACGGCCGGACCGGCAGCGGCGACCGGGGCGGCGGCGGAGACGCCGAACTTGTCTTCGATGGCCTTGACCAGCTCCATCACTTCCATGAGGGTCTTTTCGGCGATTGCGTCGACGATCTGCTCGTTAGACAGGGACATTGTGATTACCTTTGGAATTTTTTCTGGATGAGGTTCTAGTGAACCGTTTCAGGTGTCGCGAACTTAAGCCGTTTCGGCCGGGGCTTCCGCTTCGGCGTCGGCAGGCGCGGCGTCGCCGCCGCCCTGCTTGTCGCCCACGGCCTTGACCGCACGGGCGAACATGCTCGCCGGCTCGGCCAGGACGCGTGCCAGCATGGCCAGCGCCTGCTCGCGGGTCGGCAGCGACGCCAACACCTCGAGATGAGCGGCCGGATACAGCTGACCACCCAGCGACACGACCTTGGCCTGCAGCTTGTCGTTACCCTTGGCGAATTCCTTGATCAGACGACCGGCAGCGCCGGGTTCTTCCGTCGAGAACGCATACAGCAGCGGACCGACCAGCGCGTCCTGGACGCACTCGTATTCGGTACCGGCAACGGCACGCGCGGCCAGGGTGTTCTTGACAACACGCAAGTACACACCGGTTTCGCGCGCCTTCTTGCGCATCGCGGTCATTTGCGAGACCGTGATGCCGGCGTACTCGGCAGCAACCAAGGAGTGGGCCTTCGCGGCGACGTCGGCCAGTTCGGCGACGACTTCTTGCTTCTGGGACAGATTGAGAGCCATTGCACTCCTCCGTTAAAGCCGGGAGTTGAAATGCGCGACCTGGGATGCGTCAGGAGCGACACCGCCGCTCTTGCCAACCCCCAATCCCGAATCCCGAATCCCTGCTTCAAACTTACTCCGCTCGCGGCTCCTGCCGCTTGCGGTCCTGGGCGGCCTCCATCCTGGATGCCGGGGATGCCGCATGGCATCCCAGTTGGTGGCCGTTCCAGACCTGGAGTGAGCGCGCCCGGAACACCGGGCTGGCCTGCACCAGAAAAACTCCAGAAAGGCGGCACCATCTACGCCGGCTGGCCCCGAGGGGCTGATTAAGCGATCCCGCTGTACCGACGGCGACTCCTTGCCGTGTCGAGCTTCCGTGCCCGTCGTCGGTGTGCGCAGACCGCGCCTGCGGTCTTTGACGGCTTCGCGTCGGGTTGCCCCGGGCGACGCCTTCAAAAGGGTAAAACCGGCGCCGCACCTGACGGGCGGCGCCGTGTTGCGATTACTTCAGGGACAGCGAAGCCTGATCGATGGTGACGCCCGGACCCATGGTCGAGCTCACCGAGATCTTCTGCAGGTAGGTGCCCTTCGAGGTCGCCGGCTTGGCCTTGACCAGGTCCAGCAGCAGCGCCTGCAGGTTGCTCTTCAGCGCGTCGTCTTCGAAGCTGGCCTTGCCGATGGTGCAGTGGATGATGCCGGCCTTGTCGGTGCGGTAGCGCACCTGGCCCGACTTGGCGTTCTTGACCGCTTCGGCCGGGTTGGCGGACACGGTGCCGACCTTGGGGTTCGGCATCAGGCCGCGCGGGCCCAGCAGGGTGCCCAGCTTGCCGACGACGCGCATCGCGTCCGGGGTGGCGATAACCACGTCGTAGTTCAGGTCGCCGCCCTGCATCTTCTCGGCGAGGTCGTCCATGCCGACGGCGTCGGCACCGGCGGCCAGCGCCTCATCGGCCTTGGCGCCGGCGGGGGCGAACACGGCCACGCGCACGCTCTTGCCGGTACCGGCCGGCAGCACGGTGGAACCGCGCACCTGCTGGTCGGACTTCTTGGCGTCCACGCCCAGGCGCACGGCCACGTCGACGGCTTCGACGAACTTGGCCTTGCTGGTGGTCTTGACGATCTTCAGCGCTTCGTCGATCGAATACGCCTTGCCCGGCTGCACGGCAGCACGGATCGCTTTCTGTCGCTTGGTCTGTGCCATTGCTTAACCCTCCACCGTCAGGCCCATGCTGCGGGCGGAACCCGCAATCGTGCGTACCGCCGCTTCCAGCTCCGCCGCCGTCAGGTCGGCTTCCTTCGCCTTGGCGATCTCTTCGAGCTGCTTGCGGGTCACCTTGCCCACCTTCTCGGTGTTCGGGCGCTTGGAGCCGGAGCTGACGCCCGCGGCCTTCTTCAGCAGCACGCTGGCCGGGGTGCTCTTGGTGACGAAGGTGAAGGTACGGTCCGAATAGGCCGTGATGATGACCGGAGTCGGCAGGCCCGGCTCCAGCTTCTGCGTGGCGGCGTTGAACGCCTTGCAGAATTCCATGATGTTCAGGCCACGCTGACCCAGCGCAGGACCGACCGGCGGCGAGGGGTTGGCCTGACCGGCCTTCACCTGCAGCTTGATGTAACCGACGACTTTCTTTGCCATTTTAGTGTCTCCGGGTGCTAGCGCCTAAACCGCAGGCTCCCCATCGCGACGGGAAAATCACGTGTCCC encodes the following:
- the rplJ gene encoding 50S ribosomal protein L10 yields the protein MALNLSQKQEVVAELADVAAKAHSLVAAEYAGITVSQMTAMRKKARETGVYLRVVKNTLAARAVAGTEYECVQDALVGPLLYAFSTEEPGAAGRLIKEFAKGNDKLQAKVVSLGGQLYPAAHLEVLASLPTREQALAMLARVLAEPASMFARAVKAVGDKQGGGDAAPADAEAEAPAETA
- the rplL gene encoding 50S ribosomal protein L7/L12, yielding MSLSNEQIVDAIAEKTLMEVMELVKAIEDKFGVSAAAPVAAAGPAVAAAPVEEQTEFNVILIDAGAKKVDVIKAVRAITGLGLKEAKDLTEAGGVLKEAVSKEDADKFKKDLEAAGAKVEVK
- the rplA gene encoding 50S ribosomal protein L1: MAQTKRQKAIRAAVQPGKAYSIDEALKIVKTTSKAKFVEAVDVAVRLGVDAKKSDQQVRGSTVLPAGTGKSVRVAVFAPAGAKADEALAAGADAVGMDDLAEKMQGGDLNYDVVIATPDAMRVVGKLGTLLGPRGLMPNPKVGTVSANPAEAVKNAKSGQVRYRTDKAGIIHCTIGKASFEDDALKSNLQALLLDLVKAKPATSKGTYLQKISVSSTMGPGVTIDQASLSLK
- the rplK gene encoding 50S ribosomal protein L11, coding for MAKKVVGYIKLQVKAGQANPSPPVGPALGQRGLNIMEFCKAFNAATQKLEPGLPTPVIITAYSDRTFTFVTKSTPASVLLKKAAGVSSGSKRPNTEKVGKVTRKQLEEIAKAKEADLTAAELEAAVRTIAGSARSMGLTVEG